In Nostoc piscinale CENA21, the genomic stretch AAGCCGGTGGTATGGCTGTGGGTTTATGTGGCAAAGATGGTCATTTAATTACCGCCCGTCCCCAAGGTCAAGAAGGCATCGGCTTTGTGGGTGAAGTTAGCGGTGTTAATATCAAAATTTTAGAAACTCTTTCAAGTAATGGTTATATTCCAGTAGTGTCAAGTGTTGCTGCTGATGATTCGGGACAGGCTTATAACATTAACGCAGATACCATTGCGGGGGAAATTGCTGCGGCGCTGGGGGCAGAAAAGTTAATTTTGCTGACTGATACGAGAGGGATTTTAAAAGATTACAAAGACCCATCAACTTTGATTCCCAAAGTTGATATTCGGGAAGCCAGGGAATTGATTGCTAGTGGTGTAGTCAGTGGCGGGATGATCCCCAAAGTTAATTGTTGCGTGCGATCGCTCGCTCAAGGAGTCCGGGCTGCACACATTATCGATGGTCGTTTACCCCACGCACTGCTACTTGAAATCTTTACCGACGTTGGGATTGGGACGATGATTTCTGGTTCTCACTTTGTTTGAAGAAGGCAGGAGGCAGG encodes the following:
- the argB gene encoding acetylglutamate kinase is translated as MMVNDTEYIRQAEATRVRVLSEALPYIQQFAGRTVVVKYGGAAMKDSTLKDKVIRDIVFLSCVGLRPILVHGGGPEINSWLDKLGIEPQFKNGLRVTDAATMDVVEMVLVGRVNKEIVALINQAGGMAVGLCGKDGHLITARPQGQEGIGFVGEVSGVNIKILETLSSNGYIPVVSSVAADDSGQAYNINADTIAGEIAAALGAEKLILLTDTRGILKDYKDPSTLIPKVDIREARELIASGVVSGGMIPKVNCCVRSLAQGVRAAHIIDGRLPHALLLEIFTDVGIGTMISGSHFV